The Micromonospora sp. NBC_01740 genome includes a window with the following:
- a CDS encoding HAD family hydrolase, with amino-acid sequence MTPARNHLVWDWNGTLLNDLSLVVACTNAAFASVGGPAVTADEHRVRFRRPIADYYAEVLGRAVDDDAFGRLDRIFHDAYRTGLTTCELAHDATVAMAAWPGSQSLLSMWFHEELVPTVHTYGLTGHFVRVDGLRASVGGDRKAESLRRHLTELGVDGRDAVLIGDSVDDADAAVSVGGRAVLYTGGFTDAARLRASGHPVADTLSEAVSLAATLP; translated from the coding sequence TGAGCCTGGTGGTCGCCTGCACCAACGCCGCCTTCGCCAGCGTCGGCGGGCCCGCCGTGACCGCCGACGAGCACCGGGTACGGTTCCGCCGGCCGATCGCCGACTACTACGCCGAGGTGCTCGGCCGGGCGGTCGACGACGACGCGTTCGGCCGGCTGGACCGGATCTTCCACGACGCGTACCGCACCGGGCTGACGACCTGCGAGCTGGCGCACGACGCCACGGTCGCGATGGCCGCCTGGCCGGGCAGCCAGTCCCTGCTGTCGATGTGGTTCCACGAGGAGCTGGTGCCGACCGTGCACACGTACGGGCTCACCGGGCACTTCGTCCGGGTGGACGGGTTGCGGGCGAGCGTCGGCGGCGACCGCAAGGCCGAGTCGCTCCGGCGGCACCTGACCGAGCTGGGCGTGGACGGCCGGGACGCGGTGCTGATCGGGGACTCCGTCGACGACGCCGACGCCGCCGTGTCGGTGGGGGGCCGCGCCGTCCTCTACACCGGCGGGTTCACCGACGCGGCACGGCTGCGCGCCTCCGGCCACCCGGTCGCCGACACCCTCAGCGAGGCGGTCAGCCTGGCGGCCACGCTGCCCTGA